A single Leptospira biflexa serovar Patoc strain 'Patoc 1 (Paris)' DNA region contains:
- a CDS encoding TIGR02450 family Trp-rich protein has protein sequence MKNKINPKKLLLSKWTSVNILDREKHFIVTKVHWQEGSTDTLDQVTIEAILTKKSKMIPWENLKDNAQWLPGWK, from the coding sequence TTGAAAAATAAAATCAATCCGAAAAAACTGTTACTCTCAAAATGGACATCGGTAAACATTTTAGATAGAGAAAAACACTTTATCGTGACCAAAGTCCATTGGCAGGAAGGGTCAACCGATACGCTCGATCAGGTGACAATCGAAGCCATCCTCACGAAAAAATCAAAAATGATTCCTTGGGAAAACTTAAAAGATAATGCCCAATGGTTACCGGGTTGGAAGTAG
- a CDS encoding alginate export family protein, which produces MRRSIHLYLLLFTLSLGSFLEAQTTPQEPSGPNLSPNPTTAPQNTASVVPPVQDPKQAPPTWSDGLSVGALVRVRPEMKYNFDFNRNTNDNVDFTGQKIQFWIQKEFTKDVIAKITFQDSRLWGAEKGSLTGLSTANDGTRQSTDVREAYVEVKNNFNLPFHFQVGRQIMRYGEERLVGSLDWTNVGRSFDGLRLKWEDKYFSSHAFVTSVSERHSDIAGNTTNFGVKTQFNSYLDCPYNGTKVCTAKIDAKRQELGDSYFTGFYNTLKPSDYLHIDLYYLGLQKEYLRTNQSLVLTTGEVGNPNTRAGRWDVLHTYGMRLTNKTQANKKALQAIDYSFEYAVQTGTTGRNVTPKWDSSQTDVNLVDPLNNSTYKQNLYREKERYKTYAFGADIGYTISKFRVGVAYDVGSGDPNRSDGSVASFQNLFHTNHLFYGMADQVSWVNMKSKSVNLSYATESYGSFRIDYFAIEKHKLQDSWYDIAGVAKSGASTESFSNNQYDTNQVLTEKGAGENRPVSLLGRSLFREVDFKYNLPYKNILIEAGYSMIFAGDAIQNKVNDRTVNANVYSNQFGKNAQFAYLMVTAQF; this is translated from the coding sequence ATGCGAAGATCGATCCATTTATATTTGCTTTTGTTCACACTGTCACTCGGAAGTTTTTTAGAAGCACAGACAACACCCCAAGAACCTTCGGGACCCAATCTTTCCCCGAACCCCACAACCGCACCACAGAATACAGCTTCCGTTGTGCCTCCTGTCCAAGATCCAAAACAGGCTCCCCCGACTTGGTCGGATGGACTCAGTGTAGGAGCACTTGTAAGAGTCCGACCAGAGATGAAGTACAATTTTGATTTCAATCGCAATACCAATGACAATGTCGATTTCACAGGACAAAAGATCCAATTTTGGATCCAAAAGGAATTCACAAAGGATGTGATTGCAAAAATCACCTTCCAAGACAGCCGCCTTTGGGGGGCCGAAAAAGGATCCTTAACTGGATTGTCTACTGCCAATGATGGCACAAGGCAAAGCACTGATGTAAGGGAAGCCTATGTCGAAGTGAAAAACAATTTCAATCTCCCCTTCCACTTCCAAGTAGGCCGCCAAATTATGCGCTATGGAGAGGAACGTTTGGTGGGTTCTCTCGATTGGACCAATGTCGGAAGGAGTTTTGATGGATTACGACTGAAGTGGGAAGATAAATATTTTTCTTCTCATGCATTTGTCACATCAGTGAGCGAACGCCACTCTGATATCGCAGGCAACACAACCAATTTCGGAGTGAAAACCCAATTCAACTCCTACTTAGATTGTCCTTATAATGGCACAAAGGTTTGTACCGCAAAAATTGATGCCAAAAGACAAGAGTTAGGCGACTCCTACTTCACAGGATTTTATAACACACTGAAACCCTCCGACTACCTTCATATTGATTTGTATTATCTTGGTTTGCAAAAAGAATACCTAAGGACTAACCAATCCCTTGTCCTCACCACAGGTGAAGTGGGAAATCCCAATACAAGGGCTGGCAGGTGGGATGTGCTCCATACCTACGGGATGCGACTCACAAACAAAACACAAGCGAACAAAAAAGCCTTACAAGCCATTGACTACTCCTTTGAATATGCAGTGCAAACGGGAACCACAGGTAGAAATGTCACACCAAAATGGGATAGTTCCCAAACCGATGTTAACTTAGTAGACCCACTCAACAATTCCACTTACAAACAAAACCTTTACCGTGAAAAAGAACGTTACAAAACCTATGCATTTGGCGCTGACATTGGTTATACGATCTCTAAGTTCCGTGTGGGAGTCGCCTATGATGTGGGAAGTGGGGACCCTAATCGTTCCGATGGTTCCGTTGCCTCCTTCCAAAATCTATTCCACACCAACCATTTGTTTTATGGAATGGCCGACCAAGTCAGCTGGGTGAACATGAAATCAAAATCAGTAAATCTAAGTTATGCGACTGAATCCTATGGAAGTTTTCGTATCGACTACTTTGCCATCGAAAAACACAAATTGCAAGATAGTTGGTATGACATTGCAGGAGTTGCGAAGTCAGGTGCGAGTACTGAATCCTTCTCCAATAACCAATATGACACAAACCAAGTCCTCACAGAAAAAGGAGCAGGTGAAAATCGTCCGGTTTCCTTACTCGGCCGTTCCCTCTTCCGCGAAGTGGATTTCAAATACAATCTCCCCTACAAAAACATTCTAATCGAAGCAGGTTACAGTATGATCTTTGCAGGGGATGCCATCCAAAACAAAGTGAATGACCGCACTGTGAATGCAAATGTGTATTCAAACCAATTTGGAAAAAACGCACAATTTGCCTATCTAATGGTGACAGCACAATTTTAG
- a CDS encoding zinc-dependent alcohol dehydrogenase family protein: MKNKVWEIQGNFGIQNLKQTERDVSETLAPKEVLVRLTATSLNYRDYLMVIGTYNPRQKLPLIPCSDGAGVVEAVGSEVSVWKKGDRVLPIFAQKWTDGAPNMDNLRSTLGGPNDGCLAHYGTFAEEGLVATPSHLTDKEAATLGCAGLTAYNAVVNFGGIEPGSDVLCLGTGGVSLFALQFAKMMGARVIITSSSDEKLERAKALGADETINYKTKANWERDVRKHTKMAGADLIIEVGGAGTMPKSMMSVKPYGTIALIGVLAGGESSLSLYPILMQGVKVQGVIVGSRSDFVRMNRAIEHNKMKPVVDKVFGWSEVPEALEYLQTGKHFGKVVVSWE; this comes from the coding sequence ATGAAAAACAAAGTATGGGAAATCCAAGGGAATTTTGGAATCCAAAACCTGAAACAAACAGAACGTGATGTATCGGAAACACTTGCTCCCAAAGAAGTTCTTGTTCGCCTAACAGCGACTTCACTCAATTATCGTGATTATTTAATGGTGATTGGGACCTATAACCCAAGGCAAAAACTCCCTCTAATCCCCTGTTCCGATGGAGCGGGAGTTGTGGAAGCCGTAGGATCAGAGGTCTCAGTTTGGAAAAAAGGTGACAGAGTCCTTCCCATCTTTGCCCAAAAGTGGACCGATGGTGCACCCAATATGGACAATCTCCGTTCCACACTTGGTGGCCCAAATGACGGTTGTTTGGCGCATTACGGGACATTTGCAGAGGAAGGCCTTGTGGCCACTCCAAGCCACCTAACAGACAAAGAAGCAGCTACCCTTGGTTGTGCCGGCCTTACGGCTTACAATGCAGTCGTGAATTTTGGAGGGATCGAACCAGGAAGTGACGTACTTTGCCTTGGCACTGGTGGGGTTTCTTTGTTTGCCCTACAATTTGCCAAGATGATGGGAGCTCGTGTCATCATCACTTCTTCCAGCGATGAAAAATTGGAGCGTGCCAAAGCATTAGGTGCTGATGAAACCATCAACTATAAGACAAAAGCCAATTGGGAACGTGATGTCAGAAAACACACCAAGATGGCAGGAGCCGACCTCATCATTGAAGTCGGTGGCGCTGGCACCATGCCAAAATCCATGATGAGTGTAAAACCATACGGAACAATCGCTCTCATCGGAGTACTTGCTGGTGGTGAATCCAGTTTGTCCCTTTACCCGATTCTCATGCAAGGTGTCAAAGTGCAAGGTGTCATCGTAGGCAGTCGCAGTGACTTTGTCCGCATGAACCGAGCCATCGAGCACAACAAAATGAAGCCAGTTGTGGACAAAGTGTTCGGTTGGTCAGAAGTTCCAGAAGCCTTAGAGTATTTACAAACGGGAAAACATTTTGGGAAAGTGGTGGTGAGTTGGGAATGA
- a CDS encoding ankyrin repeat domain-containing protein — protein MNEFESKTIFNRTKLRLFMALFPLLMIGCIWTQTKSYYLKLTESNLLDKEVDKKQLRHFDPRKFQNTPQWEMARAIYLYDENQLQTFLSEKKVDLNIPNDVGIPLLSLAIVWDREGAILPLLKHGANPNFKSVLNPESPMIYAARQSPAMLKLLLDHGGDPNAKAIYDESLLDENHPPESALSVAAKNGHFKSVEMLVARGANVNFGHGRAVAESMTHHHLYITLFLLKNGFDLSMELYPRVYEAKLIQERLQIKERSRNTPRFDEWNFNKIVAFLKEKGIEYKHVKPDKVP, from the coding sequence ATGAATGAATTTGAATCAAAAACCATTTTTAACAGAACCAAATTACGTTTGTTCATGGCTCTGTTTCCTTTGTTGATGATTGGTTGTATTTGGACACAGACTAAGTCTTATTATTTAAAACTAACAGAATCAAATCTCTTAGACAAAGAAGTTGATAAAAAACAACTAAGGCACTTTGATCCACGAAAATTCCAAAATACACCGCAATGGGAAATGGCAAGGGCAATTTATCTTTATGATGAGAACCAATTACAAACTTTTCTTTCCGAGAAAAAGGTTGATTTGAACATTCCCAATGATGTTGGAATCCCATTATTAAGTTTGGCAATTGTTTGGGACCGAGAAGGGGCGATACTTCCCCTTCTAAAACATGGTGCTAATCCAAATTTTAAGTCAGTTTTAAACCCTGAGTCTCCTATGATTTATGCAGCTCGCCAAAGTCCTGCCATGTTGAAATTACTCCTCGATCATGGTGGAGATCCCAATGCTAAGGCAATCTATGATGAGAGTTTGTTAGATGAAAATCATCCGCCAGAATCAGCCTTGAGTGTTGCTGCGAAGAATGGACATTTCAAAAGTGTAGAGATGCTCGTGGCAAGAGGTGCGAATGTCAATTTTGGGCATGGTCGCGCTGTGGCTGAGTCAATGACACATCATCATCTTTATATCACATTGTTTTTATTAAAAAATGGTTTCGACTTGAGTATGGAGTTATACCCGAGGGTATATGAAGCTAAATTGATTCAGGAAAGATTGCAAATTAAGGAAAGATCAAGAAATACTCCTCGTTTTGATGAATGGAACTTTAATAAGATCGTTGCCTTTCTCAAAGAAAAGGGAATTGAATACAAACATGTGAAACCGGATAAAGTTCCATGA
- a CDS encoding DUF1295 domain-containing protein, translating into MDNIFIPYLTAVIFTFCFMTLMWFWGKTRDNYAVIDVGWGLVIAGIATVLSFFGSGNWFAKLAVLIPVWIWALRLSGFLYFTRIRTNHPEDKRYAGFRKDYGDKVHSKMFTNVFLLQGFLALLLSSPFYFASHWSLFPNTGLFGPNGTLMVWIGWTLFVFGVVGETIADRDLHRFLSIPTNKGKVCNIGLWKYTRHPNYFFEWVIWLGIGVIPILSSPEAMGSFFSPLFMFVLLRFVSGVPFAEKYSLQSKGDLFREYMRTTNAFFPWFPKH; encoded by the coding sequence TTGGACAATATATTCATTCCGTATCTAACGGCCGTTATCTTCACTTTTTGTTTTATGACCCTTATGTGGTTTTGGGGAAAAACCCGTGACAATTATGCCGTGATTGATGTGGGTTGGGGGCTTGTGATTGCGGGCATAGCCACCGTACTTTCTTTCTTTGGATCAGGGAACTGGTTTGCGAAGTTAGCTGTCCTCATCCCGGTTTGGATTTGGGCACTACGGTTGTCTGGGTTTCTTTATTTCACTCGCATTCGTACAAACCACCCAGAAGACAAACGTTATGCTGGGTTTCGGAAAGACTATGGTGACAAAGTGCACTCGAAGATGTTTACGAATGTTTTCCTCTTACAAGGATTCCTCGCATTACTCCTTTCCTCTCCCTTTTACTTTGCTTCGCACTGGTCTTTATTCCCAAACACAGGACTTTTTGGCCCGAATGGAACTCTTATGGTTTGGATTGGTTGGACTTTATTTGTGTTTGGCGTGGTGGGTGAAACCATCGCTGACCGCGACTTACATCGATTTTTGTCCATCCCGACAAACAAAGGCAAGGTGTGCAATATCGGTCTTTGGAAGTACACGAGACACCCCAATTATTTTTTTGAATGGGTGATTTGGCTTGGGATCGGAGTGATCCCCATCCTTTCATCCCCGGAAGCAATGGGTTCATTTTTTTCTCCACTCTTTATGTTTGTATTGTTACGATTTGTATCCGGTGTCCCTTTTGCTGAGAAATACTCCCTTCAGTCCAAAGGGGATTTATTTCGCGAATACATGCGCACCACAAATGCATTTTTCCCTTGGTTTCCCAAACATTAA
- a CDS encoding multiheme c-type cytochrome, whose translation MRIVYLLYLLIFIGNISCNQINLGSPLEISQAGVDTINTEFYKRKKVDLLSVKSCEGCHEEETKEWKASGHGRSWNNPVFKHALQKEPARWCVNCHAPLDKQKLASIDSIFPLPGGGVNLDSESQLTSEGINCAVCHVRDGKIYSAKKPTPSSIRLSIHPIEVDENLGKTEFCASCHEFPFPIHEKNINQQTIKFHKTMMQSTVSEFRNSISLGENSNCQSCHFRNGTTQSSFHGSLSFHTDLYPIQLSIQKKDQAFIVSLKIKNVGHVWPTGDYFRQIRIRILREDGRERIFIHSRTPTSLTEPKWGNDYRLHPKQSVIQVEYNVGDSKPKYCAIEMHKQGGIQNLIMKEVGKKTYESTFIRNIYEGACATVNEPLDKK comes from the coding sequence ATGAGAATTGTTTATCTCTTGTATCTATTGATTTTTATAGGAAACATTTCATGTAATCAGATAAATTTAGGATCACCATTAGAAATCTCACAAGCGGGTGTCGACACAATCAATACTGAATTTTACAAACGAAAGAAGGTAGACCTACTCTCAGTAAAATCTTGTGAAGGATGCCATGAAGAAGAAACTAAAGAATGGAAGGCATCTGGTCATGGGCGGTCTTGGAATAACCCAGTTTTCAAACATGCGCTCCAAAAAGAACCTGCTAGGTGGTGTGTGAACTGCCATGCTCCGTTAGATAAACAAAAGTTAGCTTCCATTGACTCAATTTTTCCTCTGCCAGGAGGTGGGGTCAATTTAGATTCTGAATCACAATTGACATCCGAAGGCATCAATTGTGCTGTATGCCATGTAAGAGATGGAAAAATTTATTCTGCCAAAAAACCAACTCCCTCATCGATTAGACTCAGTATCCATCCAATCGAAGTTGATGAGAATTTGGGAAAAACAGAGTTTTGTGCATCCTGTCATGAATTTCCATTTCCCATTCACGAAAAAAACATAAACCAACAAACGATCAAGTTTCATAAAACTATGATGCAAAGCACAGTTTCCGAATTTCGGAATTCGATTTCTTTAGGTGAAAATTCAAATTGCCAATCTTGCCATTTTCGAAATGGAACAACACAATCATCGTTTCACGGATCTTTGTCCTTTCACACGGATTTGTATCCAATACAGTTATCAATCCAAAAGAAAGATCAGGCATTCATCGTAAGTTTAAAAATCAAAAATGTTGGCCACGTCTGGCCAACAGGAGATTACTTTCGTCAAATCCGAATTCGAATCCTTAGAGAAGATGGGAGGGAACGTATATTTATACATTCACGAACTCCCACATCATTAACAGAACCAAAATGGGGAAATGACTATCGATTACATCCAAAACAATCTGTGATACAAGTAGAATACAATGTGGGAGATTCGAAACCCAAATATTGTGCCATAGAAATGCACAAACAAGGTGGGATCCAAAATCTAATCATGAAAGAAGTTGGGAAAAAAACATACGAGTCAACATTCATCCGTAACATCTATGAAGGTGCATGTGCGACCGTGAATGAACCTTTGGACAAAAAATGA
- a CDS encoding patatin-like phospholipase family protein → MKQKRMLLCFFTILLICCKKEEALVSVLTHLSVRESPNKNSPVIKKLYNNEKIFIIEETNKFEFVDDVYGQYVKIEDSTGTKGYVFDAFLVPEKFADKFRDKNICLVLSVGGSNGIAHLGALKAINYLNLSPNCVYGNSMGAFVGSLYAKYPRGDHQYIYSNLMELYIKRMTQMKYEAAESNGLLGGLALAFINPFLGIAGGMLIADNSARSIDEKNLDNFESFLDNYFNQSLIEDLPIKYATSHFQKNGQGVDLIINKRGNLAHAISGSISNPYIFKLNNNSRIDPGIDRSASTPISDACSTFKPDIIIGINVSGKKAIYEESLSCKVLVIDLNYQIPNDSEIILGKGNEYETLIKKAFSESLYKIKEESKKLE, encoded by the coding sequence ATGAAACAAAAAAGAATGTTATTATGTTTTTTTACTATATTGTTGATTTGTTGCAAAAAAGAAGAAGCTTTGGTCTCAGTTCTTACTCACCTAAGTGTTCGTGAATCTCCAAACAAAAATAGCCCTGTAATAAAAAAATTATATAATAATGAAAAAATCTTCATTATTGAAGAAACTAATAAATTTGAATTCGTAGATGATGTGTACGGGCAATATGTTAAGATTGAAGATTCTACAGGAACAAAAGGATATGTATTTGATGCATTCCTCGTGCCCGAAAAATTTGCTGATAAATTTAGAGACAAGAATATATGTTTAGTACTTTCTGTTGGAGGATCTAATGGCATTGCGCACCTAGGCGCGCTTAAAGCTATAAATTATCTAAATTTATCTCCAAATTGTGTTTATGGAAACAGCATGGGGGCATTTGTAGGATCCCTGTATGCAAAATACCCGAGAGGCGATCATCAATATATATATAGTAACTTGATGGAGCTTTATATCAAACGTATGACACAAATGAAGTATGAGGCAGCTGAATCAAATGGACTTTTAGGCGGGCTGGCATTAGCATTTATAAATCCATTTCTCGGAATAGCCGGAGGTATGTTAATTGCAGATAATTCAGCCCGTTCGATAGATGAAAAAAATTTAGATAATTTTGAATCTTTTTTAGATAATTACTTTAATCAATCGCTGATTGAAGATTTACCAATTAAATATGCCACTTCACATTTTCAAAAAAATGGCCAAGGAGTCGACTTAATAATAAATAAGCGGGGAAATCTTGCTCATGCGATATCAGGTAGCATAAGTAACCCTTATATTTTTAAACTCAACAATAATTCTAGAATTGATCCGGGAATTGATCGATCAGCTTCTACACCTATTTCCGATGCTTGTTCAACTTTCAAGCCAGACATAATTATTGGAATAAATGTGAGTGGTAAAAAGGCAATTTATGAGGAATCATTATCATGTAAAGTCCTAGTCATAGACTTAAATTATCAAATCCCGAACGATTCTGAAATAATTCTAGGTAAAGGAAATGAGTATGAAACTTTAATAAAAAAAGCTTTTAGTGAATCTTTATATAAAATAAAGGAAGAATCTAAAAAACTTGAATGA
- a CDS encoding SH3 domain-containing protein: MKHSNQVHLLFIMMLIFFLQTQSLLAIDLYVNAVGGLRMRIAADPSAKIMMTIPDGEKVSVLESKGQYPEIVAGREGNWTKVSYQSKEGWVFSGFLSSSMGACISDSQMMEMESVFNLPKLADSGDFYGGTILFRPDGTAKMEASGLRVGLTLEMTWVTIKNGIQLQGTWGISDDTLRQECSFGCQGTDDPNCHKDCIKSTSNKGYSGILTYLLTGPDKGKRTLSNPTYKTLTGPKQTHLDFRATMVSGAEDCIREKK; the protein is encoded by the coding sequence ATGAAACATTCAAATCAGGTCCACCTTCTCTTCATAATGATGCTCATTTTCTTTCTACAAACTCAATCATTACTTGCAATAGACTTGTATGTCAATGCCGTAGGCGGACTCCGAATGAGAATCGCAGCAGACCCATCTGCAAAAATTATGATGACCATCCCTGATGGTGAAAAAGTCTCCGTTTTGGAGTCGAAAGGCCAATACCCAGAAATCGTCGCTGGTCGGGAAGGGAATTGGACAAAGGTTTCGTATCAGTCTAAGGAAGGATGGGTCTTCAGTGGTTTTTTGTCTTCATCAATGGGTGCATGTATTTCCGACTCACAAATGATGGAAATGGAATCTGTCTTCAATTTACCTAAATTGGCTGATAGTGGAGATTTTTATGGAGGTACCATTTTATTTAGACCTGATGGCACAGCGAAGATGGAAGCAAGTGGTCTTCGAGTGGGACTTACATTAGAAATGACTTGGGTAACGATCAAAAATGGAATCCAATTACAAGGAACTTGGGGGATCAGCGATGACACATTACGGCAAGAATGTTCCTTCGGATGCCAAGGGACGGATGATCCAAATTGTCATAAAGATTGCATCAAATCAACATCTAATAAAGGTTACTCGGGAATTCTCACATACCTACTGACCGGACCTGATAAAGGAAAACGAACTCTTTCAAATCCTACTTATAAAACACTCACAGGTCCAAAACAAACTCATCTAGATTTTAGAGCAACGATGGTAAGTGGCGCAGAAGATTGTATTCGGGAAAAAAAGTAA
- a CDS encoding SDR family NAD(P)-dependent oxidoreductase: MKKEFWNDSVVVITGASSGIGNALLEELAIYPCQLVLLARRAGDIAEPKSKHKDCILHRVTCDLSDPSSVRDAIDWIVQRVDRVDVLFNNAGITAHGRFDSLSMEVYQKTFATNFFGPVQFIRGLLPLVSKAKGNIVTTSTVSALYGVPGRAAYSASKSALHAALESLRIESIELGIGVSLVCVPYTDTALRTSGLDAEGKVLSEAPAKGKRKSAKEVAHVLMAVAKDKEARLVTFNLSGKFLEWMRFFSPKFLEKILYKKLYDDFKTH; the protein is encoded by the coding sequence ATGAAAAAAGAATTTTGGAACGATAGTGTCGTAGTGATCACCGGTGCTTCGAGTGGGATTGGCAACGCCTTACTCGAAGAACTTGCCATTTACCCTTGCCAATTGGTCCTTTTGGCGCGAAGGGCAGGTGATATCGCCGAACCCAAGTCAAAACACAAAGATTGTATCCTCCATCGTGTCACTTGTGACCTCTCCGATCCGAGTTCCGTTCGGGATGCCATTGATTGGATTGTACAACGAGTGGACCGAGTGGATGTGCTTTTTAATAATGCAGGGATTACGGCGCATGGACGATTTGATTCCTTATCGATGGAGGTGTACCAAAAAACCTTTGCGACGAATTTTTTTGGACCAGTGCAATTCATCCGTGGACTTCTCCCCCTCGTCTCTAAGGCCAAAGGGAATATCGTGACCACTTCCACTGTTTCCGCTTTGTACGGTGTGCCAGGGCGTGCCGCATACTCCGCATCCAAGTCCGCACTTCATGCCGCACTCGAGTCACTTCGGATTGAAAGTATCGAACTAGGGATTGGTGTTTCTCTTGTTTGTGTTCCGTATACTGATACGGCACTTCGCACATCGGGTCTGGATGCAGAGGGGAAGGTTCTCTCCGAGGCTCCCGCAAAGGGCAAACGGAAGTCGGCTAAGGAAGTGGCCCATGTACTCATGGCCGTTGCCAAAGACAAAGAAGCAAGGCTTGTGACCTTCAACTTGAGTGGAAAGTTTTTGGAATGGATGCGATTTTTCTCTCCCAAGTTTTTAGAAAAAATTCTCTATAAAAAACTCTACGACGACTTCAAAACACATTGA
- a CDS encoding YdcF family protein has translation MKLDKNIPDEHLHFAKQIWDFLSVKDKLEKADLIFVLCSHDFRVAEYAASLYQKNFASHILFSGGLNFFTKHVFPNSEAESFADCAMERGVPKESIFLEPQSTNTGENIQFSQKLLFDLGFQCDSIIAVQKPSMTLRIQLALQKQWPRPNFLITSPNYSLLESPHSKINLFMIINEIVGDLGRVIAYPKLGFQEETFIPEEISAAYQFLISKGYNLHLVPNR, from the coding sequence ATGAAGTTAGATAAGAACATCCCCGATGAACACCTCCATTTCGCGAAGCAGATTTGGGATTTTTTGAGTGTGAAAGACAAACTGGAAAAGGCAGATCTCATTTTTGTTCTCTGTAGCCATGATTTCCGAGTTGCTGAATATGCGGCTTCATTGTACCAAAAAAATTTTGCGAGCCATATATTGTTCTCTGGAGGTCTCAATTTTTTCACAAAACATGTGTTCCCAAACTCGGAAGCCGAATCATTTGCAGATTGCGCAATGGAGAGGGGTGTACCGAAAGAGTCTATCTTCCTTGAACCTCAATCCACAAATACGGGCGAAAATATCCAATTCTCGCAAAAATTACTTTTTGATTTGGGATTTCAATGTGACTCCATCATTGCAGTCCAAAAACCTTCCATGACGCTCCGAATCCAATTGGCTCTTCAAAAACAATGGCCTAGACCAAATTTTTTAATAACATCACCTAATTATAGTTTATTGGAATCTCCACATTCAAAAATCAATCTTTTTATGATCATCAATGAAATTGTGGGTGATCTTGGCCGTGTCATCGCATATCCAAAATTAGGTTTCCAAGAAGAAACGTTCATTCCAGAGGAAATTTCTGCTGCCTATCAGTTTTTAATTTCGAAAGGATACAATTTGCATTTGGTCCCTAATCGCTAA
- a CDS encoding SAM-dependent methyltransferase → MNFTDSNQKEESSSLSINSLLEKDIFPDWLIRFRIRQLLTLRIKQERKENVTAQLEHKMNYVNSLKNSPIAVHTDAANEQHYEVPSDFFTYVMGPRMKYSSGYWPTLDTTFAESEEEMLRITVERAEIKNGMKVLDLGCGWGSISLYIAEKFPKCKVTGVSNSRTQKEFIDKRAKERGLKNLTIITKDMNDFTTKDKFDRIVSVEMLEHMKNYEKLFEKLSKFLVADGKFFVHIFTHKEFAYPFEVIDETDWMAKYFFTGGQMPSDDLFLYFQKDFLIENHWVVNGTHYARTSEAWYENMIENKDKLMPILANTYGEKEKTKWFVYWKVFFLACAELWGYRNGEEWFVSHYLFRKR, encoded by the coding sequence ATGAATTTCACTGATTCTAACCAAAAAGAAGAGTCATCTTCTTTGAGTATCAACTCACTTTTGGAAAAGGATATTTTCCCTGATTGGCTCATTCGGTTTCGGATCCGCCAACTGCTTACCCTTCGCATCAAACAAGAGCGAAAGGAAAATGTGACCGCACAACTGGAACATAAAATGAACTATGTGAACTCTCTTAAAAATTCACCCATTGCAGTTCACACCGATGCGGCAAATGAACAACACTACGAAGTCCCTAGTGATTTTTTCACTTATGTGATGGGACCAAGGATGAAATACTCGTCTGGCTATTGGCCAACACTGGATACAACGTTTGCTGAATCGGAAGAAGAGATGTTACGCATCACAGTAGAACGTGCGGAAATCAAAAATGGGATGAAGGTTTTGGATCTAGGTTGTGGTTGGGGCAGTATCTCTCTCTACATAGCGGAAAAATTTCCAAAATGTAAGGTGACAGGTGTTTCCAATTCGCGTACACAAAAAGAATTCATCGACAAACGTGCCAAAGAGCGGGGTTTAAAAAATCTAACCATCATCACGAAGGACATGAATGATTTTACCACAAAAGACAAATTCGATCGCATCGTGTCTGTGGAAATGTTAGAGCATATGAAAAACTACGAAAAACTCTTTGAGAAATTATCTAAGTTTCTTGTGGCCGATGGAAAGTTTTTTGTACATATCTTCACTCATAAAGAATTTGCATACCCGTTTGAAGTGATTGATGAAACCGATTGGATGGCGAAGTATTTTTTTACAGGTGGGCAGATGCCGTCGGATGATTTGTTTTTATACTTCCAAAAGGACTTTCTCATTGAAAACCACTGGGTGGTCAATGGAACCCATTATGCGAGAACATCGGAAGCTTGGTATGAGAATATGATTGAAAACAAGGACAAACTAATGCCTATCCTTGCGAATACTTACGGCGAAAAAGAAAAAACCAAATGGTTTGTTTATTGGAAAGTTTTCTTTCTCGCCTGTGCTGAGTTATGGGGTTATCGAAACGGAGAAGAGTGGTTTGTGAGCCACTACTTGTTTCGAAAACGCTGA